A single region of the Bacillota bacterium genome encodes:
- a CDS encoding aminotransferase class I/II-fold pyridoxal phosphate-dependent enzyme, translating into MTHRQTLVCRASRQRQASAPLFEAILKHIRLGLTPFHMPGHKQGREPGPASGIDPEFAGFLGRNVLAMDLTELPGLDDLHAPEGAIRMAEELASELFGADHTFFLVNGTSAGIQAAIIAACGPGDGVILPRDVHRSAIGGLILSGASPVYIPAAIDPVFGIPLGPEPGSLLDALKAHPSARLVVLMNPNYYGVTRDLRYSVDLCHQYDKIVVVDEAHGAHFAFHDALPPPGLSAGADIVVQSTHKTLGSLTQSSMLHVKGRRVDMARLRQALRILQTTSPSYILMASLDAARRRMAVCGRELVDRAVKLAERARGSISGIIPGGCLELPAPSARAGDLAGAGDVARIGDASMLLDPTKITISSREIGMSGYEAGRLLREGYGVQVEFADIWNLLVMVTIADRDEDIDHLIEAIRGVSEARGTEVPGIAGGSKYLQILQRMGEVFTTPPQRLPPRQACLGGTEAVPLREAAGRVSAEIVAPYPPGIAVICPGEEITQGVIEFLTVARELGAKFQGPEDPDLAFLRVAGSGSG; encoded by the coding sequence ATGACTCATCGTCAGACTTTAGTTTGCCGGGCCTCACGTCAGCGTCAGGCATCCGCTCCGCTTTTCGAGGCCATCCTGAAGCATATCCGGCTCGGTCTAACCCCCTTTCACATGCCCGGTCACAAGCAGGGCCGGGAGCCGGGTCCAGCCAGCGGGATCGATCCCGAATTCGCCGGATTCCTTGGCAGGAATGTCCTTGCCATGGATCTCACCGAGCTCCCCGGCCTCGACGACCTTCACGCACCCGAGGGGGCCATACGCATGGCCGAGGAGCTTGCCAGCGAGCTTTTCGGCGCGGATCATACATTCTTCCTTGTAAACGGCACGAGCGCTGGCATTCAGGCTGCCATAATTGCGGCGTGCGGTCCCGGCGACGGGGTGATCCTCCCCAGAGATGTCCATCGATCAGCCATCGGTGGCCTGATATTGAGTGGGGCCTCGCCCGTCTATATCCCGGCGGCAATTGACCCGGTTTTCGGCATCCCCCTGGGACCCGAGCCTGGGAGCCTTCTCGATGCCCTCAAGGCCCACCCTTCTGCGAGACTGGTGGTGCTCATGAACCCGAACTACTATGGCGTCACGCGAGATCTGAGATATTCAGTCGACCTCTGTCACCAATATGATAAAATAGTAGTGGTAGATGAGGCTCACGGGGCGCATTTTGCGTTTCATGATGCACTCCCGCCCCCGGGTCTCAGCGCGGGCGCTGATATTGTGGTCCAGAGCACGCATAAGACCCTCGGCTCGTTGACGCAGTCATCGATGCTCCACGTGAAGGGGCGGCGTGTGGATATGGCCAGGCTGCGCCAGGCGCTCCGGATTTTGCAGACTACGAGCCCGTCTTATATCTTAATGGCCTCTCTGGACGCAGCGCGCCGCCGGATGGCTGTATGCGGACGGGAGCTCGTGGACAGGGCAGTGAAGCTCGCGGAGAGGGCGCGTGGCTCGATCAGCGGGATAATTCCCGGGGGGTGTCTGGAGCTTCCGGCGCCTTCGGCCAGAGCCGGTGATCTCGCAGGGGCCGGTGACGTCGCGAGAATTGGCGACGCCTCAATGCTCCTGGATCCCACGAAGATTACAATTTCATCTCGGGAGATCGGGATGAGCGGGTATGAAGCGGGACGCCTGCTGCGAGAGGGATATGGGGTCCAGGTCGAGTTCGCTGATATATGGAATCTACTCGTCATGGTTACAATAGCCGATAGGGATGAAGATATAGATCACCTTATCGAAGCCATAAGGGGCGTAAGCGAGGCGAGGGGCACGGAGGTGCCTGGCATCGCCGGCGGCTCCAAATACCTTCAAATCCTGCAGCGCATGGGCGAGGTATTCACGACTCCGCCGCAGCGCCTCCCGCCGAGGCAGGCGTGTCTTGGCGGAACCGAGGCTGTGCCGCTGCGTGAAGCTGCCGGGCGCGTGAGCGCCGAGATTGTTGCGCCTTACCCACCCGGGATAGCGGTAATCTGCCCGGGGGAGGAGATTACGCAGGGAGTAATCGAGTTCCTCACGGTGGCCAGGGAGCTGGGGGCGAAGTTCCAGGGGCCCGAGGACCCGGATCTGGCATTCCTGCGCGTGGCAGGTAGTGGAAGCGGATAG
- the rsmI gene encoding 16S rRNA (cytidine(1402)-2'-O)-methyltransferase — MNEGESANGPAERALQGDPGLGVLYICGTPIGNLGDITLRALATLREVDFIAAEDTRQTRKLLARYDIKTPLVSYHEHNMREMGPEILDKLRSGRKVALVSDAGMPGISDPGSDLVRQAIEAGIRVIPVPGPTAFVAALVASGLPTDAFVFLGFLPRKGRDRETLLDSLATERRTAIIYEAPHRVCRTLRELRDRLGPERRVAIARELTKIHEEFLRGTLGDLESLMERPGLANPLGEFVLVLGPAEAPLAAQGTQRTQAAQGVQGQEEEGGSRGGIQEKEGALNRMQQLVDAGMGRKDAARLVSKETGFSGRELYRLSLKK; from the coding sequence ATGAATGAAGGTGAATCCGCGAACGGGCCTGCAGAGCGCGCTCTGCAGGGCGACCCGGGGCTGGGGGTCCTCTATATTTGCGGGACGCCGATAGGAAACCTGGGAGATATAACGCTGCGGGCCCTTGCTACATTGAGAGAGGTGGATTTCATTGCCGCCGAGGATACGCGCCAGACGCGCAAGCTCCTGGCGCGTTACGATATAAAAACCCCGCTGGTGAGCTACCATGAACATAATATGAGGGAAATGGGGCCGGAAATCTTGGACAAGCTCAGGTCCGGCAGGAAGGTAGCCCTGGTTTCGGATGCTGGCATGCCTGGAATCTCCGACCCGGGCTCCGACCTCGTGCGGCAGGCTATCGAGGCGGGTATAAGGGTCATCCCGGTCCCGGGCCCGACAGCCTTTGTGGCCGCGCTCGTGGCCTCAGGGCTCCCCACCGATGCCTTTGTATTCCTCGGATTCCTCCCGCGCAAGGGAAGGGACCGCGAAACCCTGCTGGATTCCCTTGCCACCGAAAGGCGGACAGCGATCATCTACGAGGCGCCCCACAGGGTGTGCCGGACTCTGCGGGAGCTCCGCGACCGGCTGGGGCCGGAGCGTAGGGTCGCGATAGCCCGCGAGCTCACGAAGATTCATGAAGAGTTCCTTCGCGGGACCCTGGGCGACCTGGAGAGCCTCATGGAGAGGCCGGGCCTCGCAAACCCCCTAGGCGAATTCGTGCTCGTCCTTGGACCGGCAGAGGCGCCGCTGGCTGCGCAGGGGACGCAGAGGACGCAGGCGGCGCAGGGGGTGCAGGGCCAGGAGGAGGAGGGGGGCAGCAGGGGCGGTATACAAGAGAAAGAGGGCGCTTTGAATCGTATGCAGCAGCTTGTTGACGCCGGGATGGGGAGGAAGGACGCCGCGAGACTGGTCTCGAAGGAAACGGGTTTCAGCGGCCGGGAGCTCTACAGGCTTTCGCTAAAAAAATAG
- a CDS encoding stage 0 sporulation family protein: MYEVVGVRFKKAGKIYYFDPDGIDVAAGDKVIVETSRGVEYGEVVIGPKQVREEDIVSPLKKVLREATAEDEAQVEENKRREKKVFEICLQKIADHGLPMKLIDVECSFDNSKITFYFTADGRVDFRELVKDLASVFRTRIELRQIGVRDEAKMLGGLGPCGRPLCCATFLGDFEPVSIRMAKDQNLSLNPSKISGICGRLMCCLKYESDAYKRVKEPQQGRAPQEAPPEPAMDPDGGGDGDGDGDGEGC, encoded by the coding sequence ATGTATGAGGTTGTAGGTGTGAGGTTTAAGAAGGCGGGGAAGATATATTACTTTGACCCGGACGGGATCGACGTGGCCGCCGGTGATAAGGTGATAGTTGAAACTTCAAGAGGGGTCGAATATGGAGAGGTTGTTATAGGTCCCAAGCAGGTCAGGGAAGAGGACATCGTGAGCCCGCTTAAGAAGGTATTGAGAGAGGCCACGGCCGAGGATGAGGCCCAGGTGGAGGAGAATAAGCGGAGGGAGAAAAAGGTCTTTGAGATATGCCTCCAGAAGATAGCTGATCACGGGCTCCCGATGAAGCTCATAGACGTTGAATGCTCTTTTGATAATAGCAAGATAACGTTCTATTTTACGGCCGATGGCAGGGTCGATTTTAGAGAGCTGGTTAAGGATCTGGCGAGCGTATTCAGGACCCGGATTGAGCTCCGCCAGATAGGTGTGAGGGATGAGGCCAAGATGCTCGGGGGGCTGGGCCCATGCGGCCGGCCACTCTGCTGCGCTACTTTCCTGGGGGACTTTGAGCCAGTCTCCATCCGCATGGCCAAGGACCAGAATCTCTCACTGAATCCTTCGAAGATATCCGGCATATGCGGGAGGCTCATGTGCTGCCTGAAGTACGAGTCTGATGCCTACAAGCGCGTCAAGGAGCCCCAGCAGGGCAGGGCGCCCCAGGAGGCTCCCCCCGAGCCTGCCATGGACCCGGATGGAGGCGGGGACGGGGATGGAGATGGGGATGGAGAAGGATGCTAA
- a CDS encoding MFS transporter yields the protein MNVHLRGPVFGSFSRWGLGIQDGATSCKLFYFLFFATMAPFFPYVNLYFRGIGLSGEEIGLISAITPAVGLFMQTVWGTLSDVFRGRRAVLMLTTLAASVLVLFFLTAREFYSLVWMMILFSVFTNPIMPLADSISLRYLEDYSNTGEYGMLRLWGSIGFSLVVPLAGWFLQRTSLANLFILYSVLMFMTHLASRFMPETQRDPGQAPLPFPCLREGNENPPPHGHGCCADRGPGRAGITRLLVNRNFIGFLFAIFILQAATMSVGTFFPIHLSRMGASTLIIGTAQLIAALSEVPAFGLSGRVIARASSRTIITWASATYALRFFVYAMSPTPGPILLVQVVQGLGFALFYSAAVVFVSEVSPPELKTTGQAVFWAFSFGGGAIAGNLGGGFLVDRIGTANLYLLASGGALLSIALLLMAVQPDVNDVNEGPGGGVQKTQKKKRKETTAY from the coding sequence TTGAATGTACATCTACGGGGGCCGGTGTTTGGCTCTTTTTCTCGCTGGGGGCTCGGGATTCAGGACGGCGCCACAAGTTGCAAGCTCTTTTATTTTCTCTTCTTTGCGACCATGGCGCCATTCTTTCCCTATGTCAATCTCTACTTTCGCGGCATTGGCCTGTCCGGAGAGGAGATAGGCTTGATCAGCGCGATTACGCCGGCAGTCGGCCTCTTCATGCAGACCGTGTGGGGCACGCTTTCCGATGTTTTCAGAGGGCGTCGCGCGGTTTTGATGCTTACAACCCTTGCCGCATCCGTGCTGGTTCTCTTTTTCCTGACCGCGCGGGAGTTCTACTCCCTTGTATGGATGATGATCCTCTTCTCGGTGTTCACAAATCCCATAATGCCTCTAGCCGACAGCATCAGCCTTCGCTACCTGGAGGATTATTCGAACACAGGCGAGTATGGGATGCTCCGTCTCTGGGGATCAATAGGGTTCTCCCTCGTCGTTCCCCTTGCGGGCTGGTTCTTGCAGCGCACCTCTCTTGCGAACCTTTTTATCTTATACTCGGTCCTCATGTTCATGACCCACCTTGCAAGCCGCTTTATGCCGGAGACACAGAGGGATCCGGGCCAGGCCCCTCTTCCTTTTCCTTGCCTTCGTGAGGGCAATGAGAATCCTCCGCCTCATGGGCATGGATGTTGCGCCGATCGCGGCCCTGGTCGCGCCGGAATAACCCGCTTGCTTGTCAATAGGAATTTCATAGGGTTTCTCTTCGCGATTTTTATTCTGCAGGCTGCCACGATGAGCGTTGGCACGTTTTTCCCCATTCACCTGAGCCGCATGGGGGCCAGTACACTGATAATCGGCACAGCTCAGCTGATTGCAGCCTTGAGCGAGGTGCCGGCCTTCGGGCTCTCCGGCAGGGTTATAGCCAGGGCTTCCTCCAGAACCATAATCACGTGGGCGAGCGCCACTTACGCCCTGCGTTTTTTCGTATATGCTATGTCACCAACCCCGGGCCCGATCCTGCTCGTGCAGGTGGTTCAGGGTCTGGGTTTCGCGCTGTTTTACAGTGCTGCCGTCGTCTTTGTGAGTGAGGTCAGCCCGCCTGAGCTCAAGACTACAGGCCAGGCGGTATTCTGGGCTTTTTCCTTTGGAGGGGGAGCGATCGCCGGGAATCTCGGGGGTGGTTTTCTTGTTGATAGGATCGGCACAGCGAATCTTTATCTCCTTGCATCCGGCGGAGCTCTTTTATCTATAGCCCTTTTGCTCATGGCTGTTCAGCCTGATGTTAATGATGTTAATGAAGGTCCGGGAGGCGGGGTGCAGAAGACGCAAAAAAAGAAACGAAAAGAAACGACCGCCTATTGA
- a CDS encoding AbrB/MazE/SpoVT family DNA-binding domain-containing protein, with the protein MKSTGIVRKVDELGRVVIPIELRRTLQIGEKDALEIYVDGEKIILKKYEPACIFCGNADNIRNFKEKNICKDCLEAMKSVS; encoded by the coding sequence TTGAAATCAACCGGCATTGTTAGAAAGGTCGATGAGCTTGGCCGAGTGGTCATACCCATCGAGCTCAGGAGAACCCTCCAGATCGGCGAGAAGGATGCGCTCGAAATCTATGTGGATGGGGAGAAAATCATTCTGAAGAAGTATGAGCCAGCCTGCATCTTTTGCGGCAACGCGGATAACATCCGCAACTTCAAGGAGAAGAATATCTGCAAAGACTGCCTGGAGGCTATGAAGAGCGTATCGTAA
- a CDS encoding zinc-binding protein: MADKILRCKDCGAEFTFTESEQQFYAEKGFTNEPGRCPDCRRARKQQNRGGYGDRNRERVMYSAICAECGCETQVPFQPREDRPVYCRDCYAKHSNSYSHGNRGSSSRYAARY, encoded by the coding sequence TTGGCGGACAAGATCCTGCGGTGTAAAGACTGCGGAGCTGAATTCACCTTTACTGAGAGCGAGCAACAATTTTACGCGGAAAAGGGCTTTACGAACGAGCCGGGCCGGTGCCCGGATTGCAGGAGGGCCCGTAAGCAGCAGAATCGTGGCGGGTACGGGGATAGGAACCGGGAGCGGGTTATGTATTCTGCGATCTGTGCCGAATGCGGTTGCGAGACACAGGTTCCATTCCAGCCGAGGGAAGATCGGCCTGTGTACTGCAGAGATTGCTATGCCAAGCATTCTAATTCTTATTCCCACGGTAATAGGGGAAGTTCGTCGCGATACGCGGCGCGATATTGA
- a CDS encoding AAA family ATPase has translation MTRQEITDNIDLLLEVLPPRLRGGIEALDDLNDLVEVILDLGRQPEARFAGRFIYLSEEPVSREDIGYVLKRVGRFGGDNRAGIERTLHRISAIRNRTGEIIGLTCRVGRAVFGTIDIIRDVVEQEKSLLLLGRPGVGKTTMLREVARVLSDEFEKRVVVVDTSNEIAGDGDIPHPGIGRSRRMQVPTPAKQADVMIEAVENHMPEVIVIDEIGTEAEADAARTIAERGVQLIGTAHGDTLTNLVLNPVLSDLVGGIQAVTLGDEEARKRGTQKTVLERKAPPTFDVVIEIKDRDTLAIHHDVARTVDLLLRGIEPRPEIRVRGSGGEIKIVQEAGFPGAMDRMGPGEIEPGRGGAQGAIQGPTEEQPRFLRIFPYAVSHNKLSEAIEASGVRAYIARDIDSADVILTLRGQYRKMPKRLREAAERGLPIHIIKSNTISQILGFLRQRCGSGGGGSGEGVTPGARPEEGALREAEEAALRVSRHAQPVELRPQNAYIRRLQHELASRKSLQSVSIGVEPNRRVVIFSK, from the coding sequence TTGACGCGGCAAGAGATAACTGATAATATTGACCTGCTCCTGGAGGTTTTACCCCCGAGGTTGAGGGGCGGCATCGAGGCCCTGGATGATTTGAATGACCTCGTTGAGGTTATCCTCGACCTGGGTCGCCAGCCGGAGGCCCGATTTGCCGGAAGATTCATCTATCTGAGCGAGGAGCCCGTCTCCCGCGAGGATATCGGGTATGTCCTGAAGCGCGTCGGGAGGTTCGGGGGTGATAACAGGGCAGGGATTGAGAGAACCCTGCACAGGATCTCCGCCATACGGAACCGCACAGGTGAAATCATCGGCCTTACCTGCAGGGTCGGTCGGGCGGTTTTTGGGACCATTGATATAATCAGGGATGTGGTGGAGCAGGAAAAGAGCCTCCTGTTGCTTGGCCGGCCGGGAGTTGGCAAGACGACGATGCTTCGTGAGGTGGCCCGGGTTCTGAGTGACGAGTTTGAAAAGCGGGTCGTCGTTGTTGATACCTCAAATGAGATCGCCGGGGATGGGGATATCCCGCACCCTGGTATAGGGCGCTCCCGGCGCATGCAGGTGCCAACACCTGCAAAGCAGGCGGATGTTATGATAGAGGCTGTGGAGAATCACATGCCGGAGGTCATAGTGATTGACGAAATCGGCACAGAGGCCGAGGCAGACGCCGCGCGGACAATAGCTGAGCGCGGGGTCCAGCTCATAGGGACGGCTCACGGTGATACCCTGACCAACCTGGTTCTCAACCCGGTGCTGAGCGATCTTGTCGGGGGCATCCAGGCCGTGACCCTCGGCGATGAGGAGGCGCGAAAGCGAGGGACTCAGAAGACTGTTTTGGAGCGGAAGGCCCCGCCCACCTTTGATGTGGTAATTGAGATAAAAGATAGGGATACGCTTGCAATTCACCACGACGTGGCGAGGACGGTGGACCTGCTTCTCCGGGGCATCGAGCCGCGGCCCGAGATCAGGGTGCGGGGTTCTGGAGGCGAGATAAAGATAGTCCAGGAGGCCGGGTTCCCCGGTGCTATGGATAGGATGGGGCCGGGAGAGATTGAGCCGGGAAGAGGCGGTGCTCAAGGCGCCATCCAAGGTCCTACTGAGGAACAGCCCAGGTTTTTGCGGATATTTCCATATGCTGTAAGTCATAACAAGTTGAGCGAGGCCATCGAGGCGAGCGGTGTGCGAGCCTATATAGCACGGGACATCGATAGCGCAGATGTAATCCTCACATTGAGGGGACAGTATCGCAAGATGCCCAAGAGGTTGCGCGAGGCGGCGGAGCGGGGTCTCCCCATCCACATCATCAAGAGCAATACGATAAGCCAGATATTGGGTTTCCTGCGACAGAGGTGCGGCTCAGGCGGGGGCGGCTCGGGTGAGGGTGTGACTCCAGGGGCTCGACCTGAAGAAGGCGCCCTCCGCGAGGCCGAGGAAGCGGCGTTGCGCGTTTCAAGGCATGCTCAACCGGTGGAATTGCGGCCTCAGAACGCATATATTCGTAGATTGCAGCATGAGCTCGCCTCCAGGAAAAGCTTGCAGTCTGTCAGCATCGGGGTTGAACCGAATAGGCGTGTAGTGATATTCTCAAAGTAG
- the holB gene encoding DNA polymerase III subunit delta' encodes MRECEERDIARVRSDLVESDFFCGEVVGQPETLRLLQRALETGRIAHAYLFAGPSGVGKKTLALCFARALNCLRTDMDCTDKDNESGPDDKPGKPGNRAGFFAPCGTCPSCRKIANGNHPDVKVISPDGASVRIDQIREIKREMSYRPYEGRYRVWIIEDCDKMTEQAANSILKVLEEPQERTVFILLASNVLSILPTIVSRCQILRFYPVGASAISGLLESRYGIPREEARVMAFLCHGSVGKAVGWATGRIPLPPRDEVIALAGSVLGQAQAGYEAGRGGGMLEALRNAGELEKRKDDLDEILDLLEDWYRDLMIVYEAAHDGVGLERVSLERVSLERGIPHETEGLLETLVINVDKLEVLEEQARMCSTDRAVNSIGVIEAARQGIRRNANLRLALENMLFALIFNV; translated from the coding sequence ATGCGGGAATGTGAAGAGCGGGATATTGCGCGGGTGAGGAGCGATTTGGTGGAAAGCGATTTCTTCTGCGGAGAGGTTGTGGGCCAGCCCGAGACCCTGAGGCTGCTTCAACGTGCCCTGGAGACAGGGAGGATAGCTCATGCATACCTGTTTGCCGGCCCGAGCGGGGTCGGCAAAAAAACCCTTGCGCTGTGTTTTGCCAGGGCCCTGAATTGTCTCCGCACGGATATGGATTGCACCGATAAGGATAATGAAAGTGGGCCCGATGACAAACCCGGTAAACCTGGTAATAGGGCGGGATTTTTCGCTCCGTGTGGCACCTGCCCATCCTGCCGGAAGATCGCCAACGGCAATCACCCAGACGTAAAGGTCATATCCCCTGATGGGGCCTCCGTTAGAATCGACCAGATACGGGAGATCAAGAGGGAGATGTCCTACAGGCCATATGAGGGACGTTATAGGGTGTGGATAATAGAAGATTGCGACAAGATGACAGAGCAGGCTGCAAACAGCATCCTCAAAGTCCTCGAGGAACCCCAGGAAAGAACGGTTTTCATCCTCTTGGCCTCGAACGTCCTGAGCATCCTCCCCACTATAGTCTCACGCTGCCAGATCCTCCGGTTCTACCCGGTCGGCGCCTCCGCGATATCAGGGTTGCTCGAGAGCAGGTACGGTATCCCAAGAGAGGAGGCCAGGGTAATGGCTTTTCTCTGTCACGGGAGCGTAGGGAAGGCGGTGGGCTGGGCCACCGGCCGGATTCCCCTGCCGCCCCGGGATGAGGTTATCGCCCTCGCCGGGAGCGTTTTAGGACAGGCACAGGCCGGGTACGAGGCAGGTAGGGGCGGAGGAATGCTGGAGGCTCTGAGGAACGCTGGGGAGCTTGAGAAGCGCAAAGATGATCTTGATGAGATTCTTGACCTTCTCGAGGACTGGTACAGGGACCTCATGATAGTCTATGAGGCAGCTCATGACGGGGTGGGCCTTGAACGGGTAAGTCTTGAGCGGGTAAGCCTTGAACGTGGGATTCCCCACGAGACGGAGGGCCTTTTAGAGACTCTTGTAATAAACGTGGATAAGCTCGAGGTGCTCGAGGAGCAGGCGAGGATGTGCTCCACTGACAGGGCAGTCAACTCGATTGGCGTCATCGAGGCGGCAAGGCAGGGTATCAGGAGGAATGCGAATCTGAGGCTGGCCCTCGAGAATATGCTCTTCGCTTTGATTTTCAACGTGTGA
- a CDS encoding sugar ABC transporter permease: MNNMKIKSKGRSHSEAGIAYLLMGPALLAMVAIVFYPVISTLLSSFFEMNKMGDWVRFVGLGNFSSLFADRTFWVVLARSVFWTVVAVSLKTLAGLGLGVLLNQDYRGRGIIRTLIVIPWAAPVPIAAMIWMWTFNSQFGLLNHFLKQMGFTPHPPAWLANPTTAFWANLTVDVWLGIPFMALAFLAGLQAISHEYYEAAQIDGANSFQRFSYITLPFLRPVILVATLLSVMWTFNDFNVIYIITKGGPMNTTDILVTYLYKTAFLFLDFSHASVMAFITFIVLLVFSLAYARLYFKEG; the protein is encoded by the coding sequence ATGAACAATATGAAGATAAAATCAAAGGGACGGTCTCATTCGGAAGCGGGTATAGCGTATTTACTGATGGGACCGGCCCTGCTGGCCATGGTGGCCATAGTCTTTTACCCCGTCATCAGCACATTGCTCTCCTCGTTCTTTGAGATGAACAAGATGGGCGATTGGGTTCGATTTGTAGGGCTTGGGAATTTCTCGTCCCTATTTGCTGACAGGACATTCTGGGTCGTCCTGGCCCGGTCAGTCTTCTGGACCGTGGTAGCCGTGAGTTTGAAAACGCTGGCCGGCCTCGGGCTCGGAGTCCTCCTCAACCAGGATTACAGGGGACGCGGCATTATAAGAACGTTGATCGTCATACCATGGGCCGCGCCGGTCCCTATAGCGGCGATGATATGGATGTGGACCTTCAACAGCCAGTTCGGCCTGTTGAATCATTTTCTCAAGCAGATGGGCTTTACCCCCCATCCACCGGCCTGGCTTGCCAACCCGACCACGGCTTTTTGGGCGAATTTGACGGTTGATGTGTGGCTTGGCATACCATTTATGGCGTTGGCGTTCCTCGCCGGGCTCCAGGCGATATCACATGAATACTATGAGGCAGCTCAGATTGACGGGGCTAACTCGTTCCAGCGGTTCTCCTATATAACCCTGCCGTTTCTGAGGCCGGTTATACTGGTGGCCACCTTGCTCTCCGTAATGTGGACGTTTAATGATTTTAATGTAATATACATCATCACTAAGGGTGGGCCGATGAACACCACCGACATTCTGGTCACCTACCTATATAAGACAGCTTTCCTGTTTCTCGATTTCAGTCACGCTTCCGTCATGGCGTTTATCACTTTCATCGTTCTCCTTGTATTTAGCCTGGCGTATGCGAGGCTATATTTTAAGGAGGGATAG
- a CDS encoding carbohydrate ABC transporter permease has product MLSTSLKQVGEVYSTPPTWIPKVIYWKNYIEIWQQYPLGRYISNSFLIAVTCTILNGVLAVPAAYAVSRLRFAGRKMFMYMFLVVQMFSPVIIIMPLFKLMAIWGLLDTYQSLIITNTVFTLSFSIWMLSSYFNNVPVDIEQAALIDGCSRVQTITKILIPIAAPGIVTTAIYTFISVWNEFMFALTFISRAEMRPLTVGLYNFIRLWTINWHHLMTGAVIGIVPIVILFMMAERNLVKGLAAGAVKS; this is encoded by the coding sequence ATGCTTTCAACCTCTCTAAAGCAGGTAGGCGAGGTATACTCGACCCCTCCAACCTGGATCCCCAAGGTTATCTACTGGAAGAACTATATCGAGATATGGCAACAGTACCCGCTGGGGCGCTACATATCCAATAGCTTTCTTATTGCGGTGACATGCACGATTCTGAACGGCGTCCTCGCCGTCCCTGCCGCCTACGCCGTATCAAGGCTGCGTTTCGCCGGCAGGAAGATGTTCATGTACATGTTCCTCGTTGTCCAGATGTTTTCCCCGGTGATAATAATCATGCCGCTGTTCAAGCTCATGGCTATATGGGGCCTCCTTGATACCTACCAGTCGCTGATCATTACCAATACGGTGTTTACGCTCTCCTTCTCCATATGGATGCTATCAAGCTATTTCAATAACGTGCCGGTTGACATCGAGCAGGCCGCTCTGATTGACGGGTGCTCGAGGGTTCAAACCATAACAAAGATCTTGATCCCCATAGCTGCACCTGGGATCGTCACCACCGCTATATATACATTCATCAGCGTATGGAATGAATTCATGTTTGCCCTGACATTCATATCGCGGGCGGAGATGAGGCCTCTAACCGTTGGTCTATACAATTTCATCAGATTATGGACGATCAATTGGCACCACCTGATGACCGGGGCGGTAATCGGGATTGTGCCTATCGTCATATTGTTTATGATGGCCGAGCGCAACCTCGTGAAGGGCCTGGCCGCGGGGGCTGTCAAATCTTGA